From Chryseobacterium joostei, the proteins below share one genomic window:
- a CDS encoding phage tail tape measure protein — protein MPDKLAVIQGEASVKELNDIDNATKELVSSFNSLLSITEAINKQFQSGKPKDYASGLKQLNTLTKDYAVIEKELANIKLKLAQIETQETKTITEQNRARKEAANAVIAEVKAERVQQQQSQASASAYQRVSQEANKLKRQAKDLEAEMLLLTRDFRMGLITQEKYSQELAILQGRFSVTVQRARELDAELKRIDANVGDRQRNVGNYQQAAMSGVKQLETQIKSMIAMYVGFQAVISGAGKLMHNNYELSDTLVDLQIRLNGNKKAADELFESLKNIDTRTSLGELVNTAAIVAKKGVAKEEIEGITKALDDYFIVAGKEAGNREEGTASIIKLISIFNHDKHITAERVTEIGTALVKLQNSGVATGSKMIDVAERIGAIRGITGVTLPQVLGFAAAIEQLGQKSEVAGTAGMQILTKVLSDMPKYAKMANVSVEELRKAYSENPFEAVVMVAEGVLKSGDFEKISQDLEEVGVRGARVKGVLGDIAGNADFVRKRIKDAGLAINETGYLSETAALKQENYAATVDKIKKEFELIGNSKGFMNFLKGSSNLLMNLIKIVTAIPFGLVITGITLVTAAWAYYKGVAIQAAIATAWNNSQTLLGTIRNRAASLGLLGEAEAMRAHTVSTNLNTAARTLNIVSLESQIAQEVSAIAALEAQIAVTEAEVIAKRQQIAAREAHIIALEAEIIAQREATVATTGLNAATKASPLGMVLGVLALAIPLLIMYAEKTEKVAIKTRSAADNQKDLNDAMSKGAKNAGDEAFELDNLYRKATDVNAATKDRNAAVQKLKDLFPSYFGKIDQEIIKNGKAEASYISLKNAIVAASRAEAIKDKLKGRESERLSQEEAIRRKLASELENRKKLKLQSDLGIDETTTIDNGDGKEIFIKKDSKKLLEASTVRAYNLIKQLGNNRKKYNNEDKILLDQLEIDLKASEKYREDKANLLGKFARNEEDPKKEKKEKKYTGASITGEQKDAVNIAQSEKDGEIASQKEKLLRLEISQKEYWEEYIKIFQKYRDKISSFLKGGNAKEKQIEASVRRRAVEELEKANKELYDYEKKNLEESFKMKSNSLERQSKELENADYLSESDRLNKLIEIDSQIISELNNYYDEQLNLAKNAAQETIELERKRDEEIGKVVDQRFERTKSLFEATKKDLEKQAEFNNSFERLSDEEQKSLIISNKKLSNQEREYRLQLLEINNQIKQNNLKIEELKVLKQQYETKIAIATVGGIVNPEDVKNVADLEANIKGLVNANEELNNQGKDLVSERTRGIREAVSSGLKNLGFEHIADAYDATMERLKGKTADWKDYAVMAVAAVLDSLTSLNTAQKEKTIAALDEQLKYSQQTTEQEVGFINSRLEALNNLEDLTAEQITERNRLEDEARTYQEQQRQREKLIETQKARAEQKAAAQQALINGALAATMTLAQMGFIAGAIPAALALGFGIAQSVAIMSKDPVPKYWMGRQGGKAEFAIKDEMGAEIHTDKNDNIISLGSNKGPSKTWLNEGDKIYTAFESKRILGAMGPDAKIGRNLFRRATEQSLTAPRVTVVNNNVDNSDAIADKIGKRFDKSLARYDKPVIEKRNGKIIRYRGADHGVEIGEYNLKTLEEKYYDTY, from the coding sequence ATGCCAGATAAATTAGCCGTCATTCAGGGGGAGGCTTCCGTAAAGGAACTTAATGATATTGATAATGCGACTAAAGAACTTGTATCTTCATTTAATTCGCTTTTGTCAATAACGGAAGCTATAAATAAGCAATTTCAATCAGGAAAGCCAAAAGATTATGCTTCTGGACTTAAGCAATTAAATACCCTTACTAAAGATTATGCAGTAATTGAAAAAGAGCTTGCTAACATTAAATTGAAATTAGCCCAGATAGAGACTCAAGAGACAAAAACTATCACCGAGCAGAATAGAGCGAGAAAAGAAGCGGCTAATGCTGTAATAGCTGAAGTGAAAGCGGAGAGGGTCCAACAACAGCAATCACAAGCAAGTGCAAGTGCTTATCAAAGAGTTTCTCAAGAAGCTAATAAATTAAAAAGACAAGCAAAGGACCTTGAAGCAGAAATGCTTTTACTAACAAGGGACTTTAGGATGGGGCTGATCACCCAAGAAAAGTACAGTCAAGAATTAGCCATACTACAAGGTCGTTTCTCAGTAACAGTACAAAGAGCCAGAGAATTAGATGCTGAACTTAAGCGTATAGATGCCAATGTTGGAGATAGGCAAAGAAATGTAGGTAACTATCAACAGGCTGCAATGTCAGGAGTGAAGCAGTTAGAGACACAAATAAAGTCAATGATTGCTATGTATGTGGGATTTCAGGCTGTTATTAGTGGGGCTGGAAAACTGATGCATAATAATTATGAACTATCAGACACTCTAGTAGATTTACAAATTCGTTTGAACGGAAACAAAAAAGCAGCTGATGAATTATTTGAATCCCTTAAAAATATTGACACAAGGACCAGTCTTGGAGAGCTTGTTAATACAGCTGCAATTGTAGCAAAAAAAGGAGTTGCCAAGGAAGAAATTGAGGGGATTACAAAGGCTTTAGATGATTACTTTATTGTTGCAGGAAAAGAAGCCGGAAATAGAGAAGAGGGTACAGCATCGATTATCAAGCTTATATCCATCTTCAACCATGATAAGCATATTACAGCGGAAAGGGTAACGGAAATCGGAACAGCACTTGTTAAGCTTCAAAATTCCGGGGTAGCAACCGGTTCTAAAATGATCGATGTAGCAGAAAGGATTGGAGCAATTAGGGGAATTACGGGCGTTACACTTCCCCAAGTATTAGGTTTTGCTGCAGCAATTGAACAACTAGGACAAAAAAGCGAGGTTGCAGGTACGGCTGGTATGCAAATTTTAACAAAGGTTCTTTCAGATATGCCAAAGTATGCTAAAATGGCAAATGTATCTGTAGAAGAGCTTAGAAAGGCTTATAGTGAAAATCCATTTGAAGCTGTTGTTATGGTTGCTGAGGGAGTTCTTAAAAGTGGAGATTTTGAGAAAATATCTCAGGACCTTGAAGAAGTTGGTGTTAGAGGGGCTAGAGTAAAAGGGGTATTGGGGGATATTGCCGGAAACGCTGATTTTGTTAGAAAGAGAATAAAGGATGCAGGTTTAGCAATCAATGAAACCGGATATTTATCAGAAACAGCCGCTTTAAAACAAGAAAACTATGCTGCAACTGTAGACAAGATTAAAAAGGAATTTGAGTTAATAGGAAACTCAAAAGGCTTCATGAACTTCTTAAAGGGATCATCTAATTTATTGATGAATCTAATTAAGATTGTTACAGCTATTCCTTTTGGCTTAGTAATTACCGGAATCACCTTAGTTACTGCTGCATGGGCTTATTATAAAGGGGTTGCTATTCAAGCAGCTATTGCAACTGCTTGGAATAACTCACAAACACTTTTAGGTACAATCAGAAACAGGGCTGCGAGTCTTGGTCTTCTTGGAGAAGCTGAAGCAATGAGAGCGCACACAGTATCTACCAATTTGAATACCGCTGCAAGGACCTTAAATATAGTGAGTCTAGAAAGTCAAATTGCACAAGAAGTATCTGCTATTGCGGCATTAGAGGCTCAAATAGCAGTAACAGAAGCTGAGGTGATCGCAAAAAGACAACAAATAGCCGCCCGTGAAGCTCATATTATCGCATTGGAAGCCGAAATTATTGCGCAAAGAGAAGCGACAGTTGCAACAACCGGATTAAATGCTGCAACTAAAGCATCTCCCTTAGGAATGGTGTTGGGAGTACTTGCCTTAGCCATCCCATTACTAATCATGTATGCTGAAAAAACTGAAAAAGTAGCAATAAAAACAAGAAGCGCAGCTGATAATCAAAAGGATCTTAATGACGCAATGAGTAAAGGAGCGAAAAACGCGGGTGATGAAGCTTTTGAACTGGATAATCTTTATAGAAAAGCAACAGATGTAAATGCTGCAACAAAAGATCGAAACGCAGCTGTACAGAAGTTAAAAGATTTATTCCCGTCATACTTTGGAAAAATAGATCAAGAAATTATCAAAAATGGCAAGGCTGAAGCCAGTTATATAAGTCTTAAAAATGCCATTGTAGCAGCTTCAAGAGCGGAAGCTATTAAAGACAAATTAAAAGGAAGAGAATCTGAAAGGTTATCTCAGGAAGAAGCAATAAGAAGAAAATTAGCATCTGAGCTTGAAAATAGGAAGAAGTTGAAGCTTCAAAGTGATCTTGGAATTGATGAAACGACAACCATAGACAATGGTGATGGTAAGGAAATTTTCATCAAAAAAGATAGTAAAAAACTATTAGAAGCCAGCACTGTTAGAGCTTATAACTTGATTAAACAGCTTGGTAATAATAGAAAAAAATACAATAATGAAGATAAAATATTACTGGATCAATTAGAGATTGATCTAAAGGCTTCCGAAAAATATAGGGAGGATAAGGCGAATTTGCTAGGAAAGTTTGCAAGGAACGAAGAAGATCCTAAAAAAGAAAAGAAAGAAAAAAAATATACCGGAGCCAGCATAACGGGAGAACAAAAAGACGCTGTTAATATAGCTCAATCTGAAAAAGACGGAGAAATAGCGAGCCAAAAGGAAAAGCTATTAAGATTAGAAATTTCTCAAAAAGAATATTGGGAAGAGTATATAAAAATATTCCAGAAATACCGAGACAAAATATCATCATTTCTAAAAGGTGGTAATGCAAAAGAAAAACAGATAGAAGCTTCTGTTAGAAGAAGAGCTGTGGAGGAACTAGAAAAAGCAAATAAAGAGCTTTACGACTATGAAAAAAAGAATCTAGAAGAATCTTTCAAAATGAAGTCTAATTCACTTGAAAGACAATCAAAGGAACTAGAAAACGCTGATTACTTAAGTGAAAGCGACCGACTAAATAAATTAATAGAAATTGATAGTCAGATAATTTCTGAGTTAAATAATTACTATGATGAACAGTTAAACTTAGCTAAAAATGCTGCTCAAGAGACTATTGAGTTAGAACGCAAACGAGATGAAGAGATTGGAAAAGTTGTTGATCAAAGATTTGAAAGAACAAAATCACTTTTTGAAGCAACTAAAAAGGATTTAGAAAAGCAAGCAGAATTCAATAATTCATTTGAAAGGCTGAGTGATGAAGAGCAGAAGAGCTTAATAATTTCTAATAAAAAATTATCAAATCAAGAAAGAGAATATAGACTTCAATTATTAGAGATCAATAATCAGATCAAGCAGAATAATTTAAAGATTGAAGAACTTAAAGTATTAAAACAGCAGTATGAAACGAAAATAGCTATTGCTACAGTCGGGGGGATAGTTAACCCGGAAGATGTCAAAAACGTTGCAGATCTTGAAGCGAACATTAAAGGTTTGGTTAACGCTAATGAAGAGCTTAACAATCAAGGAAAAGATTTAGTTTCTGAAAGAACCAGGGGAATTAGAGAGGCTGTAAGTTCCGGTTTAAAAAATCTTGGATTTGAACACATAGCAGATGCATATGATGCTACTATGGAGCGTTTGAAAGGGAAAACGGCCGATTGGAAAGACTATGCCGTTATGGCTGTTGCTGCTGTTCTTGATTCATTAACATCTCTTAATACAGCTCAGAAAGAAAAAACTATTGCAGCCTTAGACGAACAATTAAAATACTCTCAACAAACAACAGAACAAGAAGTAGGGTTTATAAATAGTCGATTAGAAGCCCTGAATAACCTAGAAGATCTAACCGCAGAACAAATTACTGAAAGAAACAGACTCGAAGATGAAGCTAGAACATATCAGGAACAGCAAAGACAAAGAGAAAAGTTAATTGAAACTCAAAAGGCAAGGGCCGAACAAAAAGCAGCTGCACAACAGGCTTTGATTAATGGTGCTTTGGCTGCTACTATGACACTTGCTCAAATGGGATTCATTGCAGGGGCCATACCTGCAGCCCTTGCATTAGGTTTTGGTATTGCTCAATCAGTGGCTATAATGTCCAAAGACCCAGTTCCAAAGTATTGGATGGGTAGACAAGGTGGTAAGGCAGAATTTGCTATCAAGGATGAAATGGGAGCCGAAATACACACGGATAAAAATGATAATATCATTTCATTAGGATCGAATAAAGGGCCATCTAAAACCTGGTTAAATGAGGGAGATAAAATCTATACTGCCTTTGAATCAAAAAGGATTTTGGGGGCAATGGGGCCTGATGCAAAGATAGGCAGGAATCTATTTAGACGGGCTACAGAACAAAGTCTAACCGCTCCAAGAGTAACGGTTGTGAATAATAATGTTGATAATTCAGATGCTATTGCAGATAAGATTGGGAAGCGTTTTGATAAGTCATTAGCAAGATATGACAAGCCTGTAATTGAAAAAAGGAACGGTAAAATAATTCGTTACAGAGGGGCGGATCACGGGGTTGAAATTGGAGAATACAACTTAAAAACATTAGAAGAAAAATACTATGATACCTATTAA